The Cardinium endosymbiont cEper1 of Encarsia pergandiella nucleotide sequence AAAGACGTTTTTCTAAACTTTTAATGCCTAATTTACGGTAAATACGTCGCTTAAAACCAGATGGTATATAATCGATCCAGCTGTTGAAGGAATTGGCTGTTATATGGGCAGCTCGGTTTCTATCTCTACTGATGGAAATGTAATCTTTTAAAAAAAGTGCTTTATGGGCATTCAATTCATCCAATTGTTTTTCTTCATTTTTAGGATAGTGGAAGAGTGAATAGATGGTAAAGCGTTCTGCAAAATAAGCCAATAAATGGTCTAACATCCTTGACCGTTTATCTAAGCTTCGAATATCGCTTTCCAATGTACTATTTATGTAGGCGCAATAGGCTTTAGCGGTTTCATCAGCCTCTATTTCATCTTCAACAGATGGAGATACTATTTTATTTTTTATATCTAGATACTTTCTTTGTACTACAAAATCAAGATCATTACCTTGATCAGTTGCTTGAGTAGGCTGTTTGATAATGGTGTGCATGCGAGGTATTTCCAAGGGTAATCTGCCATTGGGCTTGTTATAATGTTCGCTATAGATGGCCATAGTGTGCTTGACATTAGACAACCTAACTAAATAGTTGGCAAAAAGTTGGTCAAAAAACATCAAAAAACCTTTTAATTGTTTAGCTTTAGATTGGTTTTCAATTGTTTCAGATGGAGTACACCCTTCATGACCTACATTATAAAGTAAGGGAAAATCTTGCTGTATGGAGACATGGTCTTCTAAATACCTATAGTTTCCTTCTAATACAAAAATATCCTCCTCTTGTACATAGACTTTTGTTAAAGTACCTCTTCCTTTCATATTTTCAAGTATATCAAGAACTTTCCCCCAATTTGTAGTCAAGGGTAGCCCATTATAATGGAGGATAATTTGACTGTGTGCAAGATCCAGTACTAAAGACCGGTCTGGTAAGATAGGTATGGTAATGCTGCTTGTTCTTCCATCTTTTTCATGAATAAAAAGCTCAAAGTTCAATACATTTTTAATATTATCTATTTTAGTGGCTGCTTCTAAGAGTTCGACTGCATAAATTATAGATTTTCTTTTTAGGTAAATTAACTCTTCTTGATCTATAAAACCTTGGTTGAGCAATGGCCCTGTAAAGATTTGATCTATGGTTCTGCCTTTATCTAGCAATTGGCTGATGCTGTAAAAAGGGACACGGGGTGACAAAAATTCTTGAAAAGCAAATAATATCTGAGCAATCATTGTTTCGCCCTCTTCATACCCCAAGCAACAGGCTACTTCAAAGGTTACCTTAACGCTAATAGGCAGTGTTTCCATGGCCTGAATAAGAAAAAAATCTTCACATAGATTTCTTTGCGCATATAATCTTTGCTGAATGACCTGCAATACTTCTTGTTCTTGTGGGGTATGACGGATGCGTTCTTCTACATTTACAAAAATCTTATAACCGCCTTTGATTTCTTTTGGTCCATCACTTAAAAATATGTCTGCGTTTTTTACGCCTGGAACATCTAGCACAATTTTTAAAAAATCCCACTGGGTGAGTGGATTACAGGGCAGAATTTCTTCAGCTTTGTAAAATGGTTGTTCATTGGTGTGGGCTACTGTATCAGGATTTTTGGCCCATATGTCTTCTATATAGAAGTTGGTTCTATATTGTAGATCCATAATCGCAAAGGCCAATACTTCTAAAATGGAGATCCCAGGGTCATGGTCTCCATAGTCTGTCCATTTCTTTCCTGCTAACTGTTTTATATAAGCAATCCCTTGTTCCTTTAAGAAAGGATAATCAATGTCTTGTGGACTATTTTCCATAGTATGTATCTATAAATAATACTGATTTTAAAGTCATAATGAATAAAGTACAGCTAGCAGAACAACTATATGAAGGCTGTTTGTATTGCCGTATACTTAGTTTTTATATACCTGATTTGCTTAATGGTTAACCATCTGTTTACATACTATTTATGGGCAAAATATTATTTATTAAATACAGGATGATAGCCATATTGGATGGTTTCTTCTATATTTAAGTGTTTAACTTTATAATTTATTTGAATATCAATTGTTCCCTCCTCTTCGTTGGAACTGGTCAATTTAATATCAAGAACCTCTACCCTGGGTTCGTGTTCTGTAATGGTTTGCTTGATATTGTTTACCATAAAGGTTTCCAAGTTGAGATTCAATTGTTGAAAAGCAAGTGGGGTCAGGTCACAACCATATTTATGTTCCATAATGCGCTCACCTACCCTAGTCCGCATTAAAATGAATAAACTTTCTCTGATATCATGTAGCCCGCTTACCATTTCTACAGTACTGCTATGGTGGTTAAAAGCAGGTGGAAACTTCCACCCTACCCCCAAAAAATTATGCTCATTTTCCATATACTTCTTTTGTATCGATTGGTATATTTTATCCACCAATTATTACAGTAGGGCACCCTTGCAGTATGGTTCCACCCATACCTGTTGTATCGCCTAAGCGTGCAGCAGGTTTACTACCTATTAAAACCGTTAAAGAGCCTTTGATAATGGTATCGGGATGGGGAGGGGGACCATTACAAAGCATGGTGTCTCCCATTCTTGCTGCAGGGAGTTTGCCTATTAAAACCGTTGGACAACCCAATACAATCATTCCTCCAGTGACATGGGGAACAGGGGGAACGCCTGGTGTGACCATTGGACATATGTGCTTATTTAATAATACAGCTGCAGGTGGCATAGTGTTCTATTATATATGATGTAATGATATATGATCTAATAGTAGAAAATCTACAAAATAATT carries:
- a CDS encoding GPW/gp25 family protein gives rise to the protein MENEHNFLGVGWKFPPAFNHHSSTVEMVSGLHDIRESLFILMRTRVGERIMEHKYGCDLTPLAFQQLNLNLETFMVNNIKQTITEHEPRVEVLDIKLTSSNEEEGTIDIQINYKVKHLNIEETIQYGYHPVFNK
- a CDS encoding PAAR domain-containing protein encodes the protein MPPAAVLLNKHICPMVTPGVPPVPHVTGGMIVLGCPTVLIGKLPAARMGDTMLCNGPPPHPDTIIKGSLTVLIGSKPAARLGDTTGMGGTILQGCPTVIIGG